A part of Streptomyces sp. DSM 40750 genomic DNA contains:
- a CDS encoding winged helix-turn-helix domain-containing protein: protein MTSLPRPTTELTADEARRIALRAQGFLGAPDRRSGVRGVLRHLGAVQLDTISVLARSHELIPYARLGAIGRTTVDKAYWTAASTGAPPSRPHAFEYWSHAACILPIEEWPHFAFRRRAYRARPLWNHQLPDGAYDRVIKQLRAEGPLTATELGGAKRTSEWWDWSGEKVAVERALMYGEVVCVERRGWKRVYDLAERAVPDTLLHDELDDTECLRRLVRLAGEALGVGTRADIADYHRLKGEQFDAVVADSGLVPVTVQGWAKPAWADPAALATPPRGRHRTTLLSPFDSLVWERARTERLFGFTHRLEAYVPKPKRVYGYFAMPVLSGGHLVGRVDPARDGRTLVAKQVTLNGPKAVPAVAQALLEAATWVDCTDVRVERVDAPELREPLVRALT from the coding sequence ATGACCTCCCTCCCGCGCCCCACCACAGAACTCACCGCAGACGAGGCCCGCCGAATCGCCCTCCGGGCCCAGGGCTTCCTCGGCGCCCCGGACCGCAGATCCGGCGTCCGCGGCGTCCTGCGACACCTGGGCGCGGTCCAACTCGACACGATCTCCGTCCTCGCCCGCTCCCACGAACTCATCCCGTACGCCCGCCTCGGCGCCATAGGCCGCACCACGGTCGACAAGGCGTACTGGACGGCTGCGTCCACGGGCGCGCCTCCGTCACGACCCCACGCCTTCGAGTACTGGTCCCACGCCGCCTGCATCCTCCCCATCGAGGAGTGGCCCCACTTCGCCTTCCGCCGCCGCGCCTACCGGGCCCGCCCCCTCTGGAACCACCAACTCCCGGACGGCGCCTACGACCGCGTCATCAAGCAGCTCCGCGCCGAGGGCCCCCTCACCGCCACCGAACTGGGCGGAGCCAAACGCACCAGCGAGTGGTGGGACTGGTCCGGCGAGAAGGTCGCCGTCGAACGCGCCCTGATGTACGGCGAGGTGGTCTGCGTGGAGCGCCGCGGCTGGAAGCGGGTGTACGACCTGGCCGAGCGTGCCGTCCCCGACACATTGCTGCACGACGAGCTGGACGACACGGAGTGCCTACGCCGCCTGGTCCGCCTGGCCGGCGAGGCCCTCGGCGTCGGCACCCGCGCGGACATCGCCGACTACCACCGACTCAAGGGCGAGCAGTTCGACGCGGTGGTCGCCGACTCCGGCCTGGTCCCGGTGACGGTGCAGGGCTGGGCCAAGCCCGCCTGGGCCGACCCGGCAGCCCTGGCAACACCCCCGCGCGGCCGCCACCGCACCACGCTCCTGTCCCCGTTCGACTCCCTGGTCTGGGAACGGGCCCGCACGGAACGCCTCTTCGGCTTCACCCACCGCCTGGAGGCCTACGTCCCCAAGCCGAAGCGCGTCTACGGCTACTTCGCGATGCCGGTCCTGTCCGGCGGCCACCTGGTCGGCCGGGTCGACCCCGCCCGCGACGGCCGCACCCTGGTCGCCAAACAGGTCACCCTCAACGGCCCCAAGGCGGTCCCGGCGGTCGCCCAGGCCCTCCTGGAGGCCGCGACCTGGGTGGACTGCACGGACGTACGCGTGGAACGCGTGGACGCCCCGGAGCTACGCGAGCCCCTGGTCCGCGCCCTGACGTGA
- a CDS encoding response regulator produces the protein MADSSFGPMRDEDADEGSVGMGPAAGSPGKEPIRVLVVDDHALFRRGLEIVLAAEEDIQVVGEAGDGAEAVDKAADLLPDIVLMDVRMPKRGGIEACTSIKEVAPSAKIIMLTISDEEADLYDAIKAGATGYLLKEISTDEVATAIRAVADGQSQISPSMASKLLTEFKSMIQRTDERRLVPAPRLTDRELEVLKLVATGMNNRDIAKELFISENTVKNHVRNILEKLQLHSRMEAVVYAMREKILEIR, from the coding sequence ATGGCGGACAGCAGTTTTGGACCGATGCGTGACGAGGATGCCGACGAAGGCTCCGTCGGCATGGGCCCCGCCGCGGGCTCCCCGGGTAAGGAGCCGATCCGGGTCCTCGTCGTGGACGATCACGCGCTCTTCCGCCGCGGACTGGAGATCGTGCTCGCCGCCGAGGAGGACATCCAGGTCGTCGGTGAGGCCGGTGACGGGGCGGAGGCGGTCGACAAGGCCGCGGATCTGCTGCCCGACATCGTGCTGATGGACGTACGGATGCCCAAGCGCGGCGGTATCGAGGCATGCACCTCCATCAAGGAGGTGGCCCCCAGCGCGAAGATCATCATGCTGACGATCAGCGATGAGGAGGCCGACCTCTACGACGCGATCAAGGCGGGGGCCACCGGATATCTCCTCAAGGAGATCTCCACGGACGAAGTGGCCACGGCCATTCGCGCGGTCGCCGACGGACAGTCGCAGATCAGTCCCTCGATGGCGTCGAAGCTGCTCACCGAGTTCAAATCCATGATTCAGCGGACCGACGAGCGGCGTCTCGTCCCGGCGCCGCGGCTCACGGACCGGGAACTGGAGGTGCTCAAGCTCGTGGCGACCGGGATGAACAACCGGGACATCGCCAAGGAGCTGTTCATTTCCGAGAACACCGTGAAGAACCATGTGCGCAACATCCTGGAGAAGCTTCAGCTGCACTCCAGGATGGAGGCCGTGGTGTACGCGATGCGGGAGAAGATCCTCGAGATTCGTTAG
- the hpf gene encoding ribosome hibernation-promoting factor, HPF/YfiA family — protein sequence MDIVVKGRKTEVPERFRKHVAEKLKLEKIQKLDGKVISLDVEVSKEPNPRQADRSDRVEITLHSRGPVIRAEAAASDPYAALDLAADKLEARLRKQHDKRYTRRGARRLTAAEVADHVPGVATLNGNGYVADEEKPDGVPTKRIGSLEVKGEGPLIVREKTHVASPMTLDQALYEMELVGHDFYLFVDSETKEPSVVYRRHAYDYGVIHLSTDPMVAQAHSDAAGGALGG from the coding sequence GTGGACATCGTCGTCAAGGGCCGCAAGACCGAGGTGCCCGAGCGGTTCCGCAAGCACGTGGCCGAGAAGCTGAAGCTGGAGAAGATCCAGAAGCTCGACGGCAAGGTGATCAGCCTCGACGTCGAGGTGTCCAAGGAGCCCAACCCCCGACAGGCCGACCGCAGTGACCGGGTGGAGATCACGCTCCACTCCCGCGGACCGGTGATCCGGGCGGAGGCCGCGGCAAGTGATCCGTATGCGGCGCTCGACCTGGCGGCGGACAAGCTCGAGGCCCGGCTGCGCAAGCAGCACGACAAGCGTTACACGCGCCGAGGCGCGCGCAGGCTCACGGCCGCGGAGGTCGCCGACCACGTCCCCGGTGTGGCGACGCTCAACGGCAACGGATACGTCGCCGACGAGGAGAAGCCGGACGGCGTGCCCACCAAGAGGATCGGCTCGCTGGAAGTGAAGGGCGAAGGCCCTCTCATCGTCCGCGAGAAGACCCACGTCGCCTCCCCGATGACGCTCGACCAGGCTCTCTACGAGATGGAGCTGGTCGGGCACGACTTCTACCTGTTCGTCGACTCCGAGACCAAGGAACCGAGTGTCGTCTACCGGCGGCACGCCTACGACTACGGCGTCATCCACCTCAGCACGGACCCGATGGTCGCCCAGGCGCATTCGGACGCCGCGGGCGGCGCGCTCGGCGGCTGA
- a CDS encoding ComF family protein, whose amino-acid sequence MRGWWQDLTDLVLPAECGGCGRPRAVLCPECRAALTGDAPCRVRPVPEPSGLPVVHAAAPYEDAVRAALLAHKERGALALAGPLGTALAGAVREGGGGGPVLLVPVPSARRAVRARGHDPARRIALAAAGELRRTGTPARVLGVLRQRRAVADQSGLDSRQRLDNLAGALEVVAGGTRLLGGGPVVLVDDLMTTGASLAEAARAVRVARAGRGVAPGEYDAGRTAKEVVRTQGVTGTADGVGDGIRAAVVAAPPDSFQINRN is encoded by the coding sequence ATGCGGGGGTGGTGGCAGGACCTCACGGATCTGGTGCTGCCGGCCGAGTGCGGAGGCTGCGGTAGGCCTCGCGCGGTGCTCTGCCCGGAGTGCCGTGCGGCTCTGACCGGAGACGCGCCGTGCCGGGTGCGACCGGTGCCGGAGCCGTCGGGTTTGCCCGTGGTGCATGCGGCGGCTCCGTACGAGGACGCGGTGCGGGCCGCGCTGCTCGCGCACAAGGAACGGGGTGCGCTGGCGCTCGCCGGACCGCTCGGCACGGCCTTGGCAGGGGCCGTACGGGAGGGCGGTGGCGGCGGGCCGGTGCTGCTGGTTCCGGTGCCGTCCGCGCGGCGGGCGGTACGGGCGCGCGGGCACGACCCGGCGCGGCGGATCGCGCTCGCGGCCGCCGGGGAGCTGCGGCGTACCGGGACGCCGGCCAGGGTGCTCGGGGTACTGCGGCAGCGGCGTGCCGTGGCCGATCAGTCGGGGCTGGACTCCCGGCAGCGGCTGGACAACCTCGCGGGTGCCCTGGAGGTGGTTGCCGGGGGTACCCGGCTGCTGGGTGGAGGCCCGGTCGTGCTCGTGGACGACCTGATGACGACCGGTGCCTCGCTCGCGGAGGCGGCACGGGCGGTGCGGGTGGCCCGGGCCGGGCGGGGGGTGGCTCCGGGGGAGTACGACGCGGGGCGAACGGCAAAGGAGGTCGTGCGAACACAAGGCGTAACGGGAACGGCGGACGGAGTCGGAGACGGGATCCGCGCGGCGGTGGTCGCCGCGCCGCCCGACTCTTTCCAAATAAACCGGAACTGA
- a CDS encoding LpqB family beta-propeller domain-containing protein: MGADRGKRGRGRPMWATAYVGIGAVLLAGCASMPDSGDMRDVESTPRQDAQVRVFALPPAEDAEPREIVQGFLEALTSDDLNYETARKYLTGDALKDWKPGESTTVLAEAPTPYTQVTGERPQADEYRYELSGKKVALVDGQHAYTPTSGEYRRTVHLTRVKDTQQWRIDQLPPGVVLGRSDFERNYKSINKYYFTSAAQSGEPGTVADPVYVRSQVDPVTQVVRDLLKGPTSWLNPVARTSFPSGTALRKGTGALTPDDQNTLVVPLNKKADRVSESRCEEMAAQLLFTLQDYMPTGVDEVELQGSTGAQLCVLGEGQADIIASHGFGKSAEYEYFIDGEHKLVRLPERNTVTTPTAVPGALGEGEKQLRSAAVSRGEDRAAGVSLDGSELYVSPLTAGGALGDPVLRSSGATAKDRLTTPSWDGRGDLWVADRDPKNPRLLVLADGMGEPLEVRSPGLNGRVEAVRVAADGVRVALILEDEGERALYIGRIERDADADGTTVSIVELRSVTPDLEDVTAMSWAGDSQLVVVGREPGGVQQMRYVRVDGSPTPGAGPSALTGVEEIAASEDESQPLVAHSADGIVRLSPGEQWQTVVKEGTAPVYPG; encoded by the coding sequence GTGGGCGCTGACCGCGGGAAACGCGGCCGTGGGCGTCCGATGTGGGCGACGGCATACGTCGGCATCGGTGCCGTACTGCTGGCGGGGTGTGCCTCGATGCCGGACAGCGGTGACATGCGTGATGTCGAGTCCACCCCGAGGCAGGACGCCCAGGTGCGGGTCTTCGCCCTGCCGCCCGCGGAGGACGCCGAGCCGCGGGAGATCGTGCAGGGCTTCCTGGAGGCCCTGACCAGCGACGACCTGAACTACGAGACGGCACGCAAATACCTGACCGGCGACGCGCTCAAGGACTGGAAGCCGGGCGAGTCGACCACGGTCCTCGCCGAGGCACCCACCCCCTACACCCAGGTCACGGGGGAGCGGCCGCAGGCCGACGAGTACCGGTACGAGCTGTCCGGCAAGAAGGTCGCCCTGGTGGACGGGCAGCACGCGTACACGCCCACCAGCGGCGAGTACCGCCGGACCGTGCACCTCACGCGCGTGAAGGACACCCAGCAGTGGCGCATCGACCAGCTGCCGCCGGGCGTGGTGCTCGGGAGGTCGGACTTCGAGCGCAACTACAAGTCGATCAACAAGTACTACTTCACCTCCGCGGCGCAGTCCGGTGAGCCGGGGACGGTCGCCGACCCGGTCTATGTGCGCAGCCAGGTCGACCCGGTGACCCAGGTGGTCCGGGACCTGCTGAAGGGGCCCACCAGTTGGCTCAACCCGGTCGCGAGGACGAGCTTCCCCTCCGGGACGGCCCTGCGGAAGGGCACCGGGGCGCTGACGCCGGACGACCAGAACACGCTGGTCGTGCCGTTGAACAAGAAGGCCGACCGCGTCTCGGAGAGCCGATGCGAGGAGATGGCCGCCCAACTCCTCTTCACGCTCCAGGACTACATGCCGACGGGCGTGGACGAGGTGGAGCTGCAGGGCTCGACCGGCGCGCAGTTGTGCGTGCTCGGTGAGGGCCAGGCAGACATCATCGCCTCGCACGGTTTCGGCAAGAGCGCGGAGTACGAGTACTTCATCGACGGCGAGCACAAGCTCGTACGACTGCCCGAGCGGAACACGGTGACCACGCCGACGGCCGTTCCCGGCGCGCTCGGCGAGGGGGAGAAGCAGCTGCGGTCCGCCGCCGTGTCACGCGGTGAGGACCGGGCCGCCGGGGTGTCGCTCGACGGGAGCGAGCTGTATGTGTCGCCGCTGACGGCGGGCGGCGCGCTCGGCGATCCGGTGCTGCGCAGCTCGGGCGCCACCGCGAAGGACCGGCTGACGACGCCCAGTTGGGACGGGCGGGGCGACCTGTGGGTGGCCGACCGCGACCCCAAGAACCCCCGTCTGCTGGTGCTGGCGGACGGCATGGGGGAGCCGTTGGAGGTCAGGTCGCCCGGGCTCAACGGGCGCGTCGAGGCGGTGCGTGTGGCCGCTGACGGGGTACGGGTCGCGCTGATCCTGGAGGACGAGGGCGAGCGGGCGCTGTACATCGGCCGTATCGAGCGCGACGCCGACGCGGACGGCACCACCGTCTCGATCGTCGAACTGCGGTCCGTGACACCGGACCTGGAGGATGTCACCGCCATGTCGTGGGCCGGCGACAGCCAACTCGTGGTCGTGGGGCGCGAACCCGGCGGTGTGCAGCAGATGCGGTACGTCCGGGTCGACGGTTCCCCGACGCCGGGTGCCGGGCCTTCCGCGCTCACCGGCGTGGAGGAGATCGCCGCGTCCGAGGACGAGAGCCAGCCATTGGTCGCGCACTCGGCCGACGGGATCGTCCGGCTGTCTCCGGGGGAGCAGTGGCAGACGGTGGTCAAGGAGGGGACGGCTCCGGTCTATCCGGGGTGA
- the mtrB gene encoding MtrAB system histidine kinase MtrB encodes MSGDSAASAPGQPGTRAERPVGRKSSGSRWGRLLAGGLLQGGVQGSPVLRLFMRWVRRPLLPVMRLWRRNIQLRIVVTTLLMSLSVVLLLGFVVIGQVRNGLLDAKVKASQSQATGGFTVAEQKADSEASAAGNDSVEPDGDRVQNVVEWMTTLVNSLSSGGQGAFDVVTLSPASADGDTGGLGPRVSGGVKWDLSVPVELRERVDDGTGAVQSYTRIYYDNGQEPQPGLIIGKQVSDPNSAPYQLYYLFPLTQEEKSLSLVKGTLATAGLFVVVLLGAIAWLVVRQVVTPVRMAAGIAERLSAGRLQERMKVSGEDDIARLGEAFNKMAQNLQLKIQQLEDLSRMQRRFVSDVSHELRTPLTTVRMAADVIHDARVDFDPVTARSAELLADQLDRFESLLADLLEISRFDAGAAALEAEPIDLREVVRKVVSGAEPLAERKGTQIRVLGDQQPVVAEADARRVERVLRNLVVNAVEHGEGKDVVVKLAAAGGAVAVAVRDYGVGLKPGEATRVFSRFWRADPARARTTGGTGLGLSIALEDARLHGGWLQAWGEPGGGSQFRLTLPRTADEPLRGSPIPLEPKDSRRNRGLNDAGLPLGGSGKLATVPVQAGEHGAARAAIGPRPGAGQMPTADPTALPGSGARVVPRPAMPPTTPSSASPERRSEDAGQTEQRPSESGAEQQYEQGEAFRGR; translated from the coding sequence ATGTCCGGTGACAGTGCCGCTTCGGCGCCCGGCCAGCCGGGGACCCGCGCGGAGCGGCCTGTCGGCCGGAAGTCCTCGGGTTCCCGCTGGGGGCGTCTCCTTGCGGGCGGTTTGCTGCAGGGTGGAGTCCAGGGCAGCCCGGTTCTGAGGTTGTTCATGCGCTGGGTGCGCCGTCCATTGCTGCCCGTGATGCGGCTGTGGCGGCGCAATATCCAGCTCAGGATCGTCGTGACGACCCTGCTGATGTCGCTCAGCGTTGTGCTGCTGCTGGGCTTCGTCGTCATCGGGCAGGTCCGTAATGGACTGCTGGACGCCAAGGTCAAGGCCTCGCAGAGCCAGGCCACCGGCGGCTTCACGGTCGCCGAGCAGAAGGCGGACAGCGAGGCGAGCGCGGCCGGGAACGACAGCGTGGAGCCGGACGGCGACCGAGTGCAGAACGTTGTCGAGTGGATGACCACCCTGGTGAATTCGCTCTCCAGCGGCGGCCAGGGCGCGTTCGACGTCGTGACGCTCAGCCCCGCCTCCGCCGACGGCGACACCGGGGGCCTCGGACCGCGTGTCTCCGGGGGCGTGAAATGGGACCTCAGCGTGCCCGTGGAGCTGCGCGAGCGGGTCGACGACGGCACCGGTGCCGTCCAGAGCTATACGCGGATCTACTACGACAACGGTCAGGAGCCCCAGCCGGGGCTGATCATCGGCAAGCAGGTCAGCGACCCCAACAGCGCCCCGTACCAGCTGTACTACCTCTTCCCGCTCACCCAGGAGGAGAAGTCCCTCAGCCTGGTCAAGGGGACGCTGGCGACGGCCGGACTGTTCGTCGTCGTGCTGCTCGGGGCCATCGCCTGGCTCGTGGTGCGGCAGGTCGTCACGCCCGTGCGGATGGCGGCCGGGATCGCCGAGCGGCTCTCCGCCGGGCGCCTGCAGGAGCGTATGAAGGTCAGCGGCGAGGACGACATCGCGCGGCTCGGCGAGGCCTTCAACAAGATGGCGCAGAACCTGCAGCTGAAGATCCAGCAGCTGGAGGACCTGTCGCGGATGCAGCGGCGGTTCGTCTCCGATGTCTCGCACGAGCTGCGTACGCCGCTGACGACCGTACGGATGGCGGCGGACGTCATTCATGACGCGCGCGTGGACTTCGACCCGGTGACCGCGCGGTCGGCCGAGTTGCTCGCCGATCAGCTGGACCGGTTCGAGTCGTTGCTCGCGGACCTGCTGGAGATCAGCCGGTTCGACGCGGGCGCGGCGGCCCTGGAGGCCGAGCCGATAGACCTGCGCGAGGTTGTGCGGAAGGTCGTCAGCGGGGCCGAGCCGCTCGCCGAGCGCAAGGGGACGCAGATACGGGTCCTGGGGGATCAGCAGCCCGTCGTCGCCGAGGCCGACGCCCGGCGCGTGGAGCGGGTGCTGCGCAACCTGGTGGTCAACGCGGTGGAGCACGGCGAGGGCAAGGACGTCGTGGTCAAGCTCGCGGCGGCGGGCGGCGCGGTCGCGGTCGCGGTGCGCGACTACGGCGTGGGGCTCAAGCCGGGCGAGGCGACCCGGGTGTTCAGCCGTTTCTGGCGGGCCGACCCGGCACGCGCGCGTACCACCGGCGGTACGGGACTGGGGCTGTCGATCGCCCTGGAGGACGCGCGGCTGCACGGCGGCTGGCTGCAGGCGTGGGGCGAGCCGGGCGGTGGTTCGCAGTTCCGGCTCACCCTGCCGCGGACGGCGGACGAGCCGCTGCGAGGGTCGCCGATACCTCTGGAACCGAAGGACTCCCGGCGAAACCGTGGGCTCAATGACGCCGGTCTGCCGCTCGGCGGCAGCGGCAAGCTCGCCACGGTGCCGGTCCAGGCCGGTGAGCACGGGGCGGCGAGGGCGGCCATAGGGCCACGGCCGGGTGCCGGGCAGATGCCCACGGCCGACCCGACGGCGCTCCCCGGCAGCGGCGCGCGTGTGGTGCCCCGGCCGGCTATGCCGCCCACGACACCGTCCTCGGCCTCGCCCGAGCGGAGGTCCGAAGACGCGGGGCAGACCGAGCAGAGGCCGTCGGAGAGCGGCGCGGAGCAGCAGTACGAGCAGGGGGAGGCATTCCGTGGGCGCTGA
- the mtrA gene encoding two-component system response regulator MtrA: MMAFMKGRVLVVDDDTALAEMLGIVLRGEGFEPSFVADGDKALAAFREAKPDLVLLDLMLPGRDGIEVCRLIRAESGVPIVMLTAKSDTVDVVVGLESGADDYIVKPFKPKELVARIRARLRRSEEPAPEQLAIGDLVIDVAGHSVKREGQSIALTPLEFDLLVALARKPWQVFTREVLLEQVWGYRHAADTRLVNVHVQRLRSKVEKDPERPEIVVTVRGVGYKAGPS; this comes from the coding sequence ATGATGGCATTCATGAAGGGACGAGTCCTTGTCGTCGACGACGACACCGCACTGGCCGAGATGCTCGGCATTGTGTTGCGTGGTGAAGGTTTTGAGCCGTCTTTCGTAGCCGACGGCGACAAGGCGCTGGCCGCGTTCCGTGAGGCCAAACCGGATCTGGTGCTGCTGGATCTGATGCTGCCGGGCCGGGACGGGATCGAGGTCTGCCGTCTGATCAGGGCGGAGTCCGGGGTGCCGATCGTGATGCTCACGGCGAAGAGCGACACCGTGGATGTGGTGGTCGGCCTGGAGTCGGGCGCGGACGACTACATCGTGAAGCCGTTCAAGCCGAAGGAACTGGTGGCCCGGATCCGGGCCAGGCTGAGGAGGTCGGAGGAGCCGGCGCCGGAGCAGCTCGCCATAGGTGACCTGGTCATCGATGTGGCCGGGCACTCCGTGAAGCGGGAGGGGCAGTCGATCGCGCTGACGCCGCTGGAGTTCGACCTGCTGGTCGCGCTGGCGCGGAAGCCGTGGCAGGTGTTCACCCGGGAGGTCCTGCTGGAGCAGGTCTGGGGGTACCGCCACGCTGCGGACACCCGTCTGGTGAACGTCCATGTGCAGCGGCTGCGCTCCAAGGTCGAGAAGGACCCGGAGCGGCCGGAGATCGTGGTGACCGTCCGGGGCGTCGGATACAAGGCAGGGCCCAGCTGA
- the mtnA gene encoding S-methyl-5-thioribose-1-phosphate isomerase, which produces MADQYAQSGDDTRPTEIPAIRWDEPPEGPVLVLLDQTRLPAEEVELVCTDAPALVEAIRSLAVRGAPLLGIAGAYGVALAAARGFDVEDAAEALEGARPTAVNLAVGVRRARSAHRAELGRTGDQEQAARAALAAARSLHREDAEASSLMAAHGLALLDELLPGGGHRVLTHCNTGSLVSGGEGTAFAVALAAHRSGRLRRLWVDETRPLLQGSRLTAYEAARSGMAYTLLTDNAAGSLFAAGEVDAVLVGADRIAADGSVANKVGTYPLAVLARYHHVPFIVVAPVTTVDPDTPDGASIEVEQRAGHEVTEITAPQVPVAGAEAGGGIAVAPLGTQAYNPAFDVTPPELVTAIVTEEGAVSPVTADALAELCDRSRQVTI; this is translated from the coding sequence ATGGCTGATCAGTACGCGCAATCCGGCGACGACACCCGGCCGACCGAGATACCCGCGATCCGTTGGGACGAGCCACCTGAAGGCCCCGTCCTGGTCCTCCTGGACCAGACGAGGCTGCCGGCCGAGGAGGTCGAGCTGGTGTGCACGGACGCGCCCGCGCTGGTGGAGGCGATTCGTTCGCTCGCCGTCCGCGGGGCGCCGCTGCTGGGGATCGCCGGGGCGTACGGCGTCGCGCTCGCCGCCGCGCGTGGGTTCGACGTGGAGGACGCCGCCGAGGCGCTCGAGGGTGCCCGGCCCACCGCGGTGAACCTCGCCGTCGGTGTGCGCCGCGCACGGTCCGCGCACCGGGCCGAGCTCGGCCGGACGGGCGACCAGGAGCAGGCCGCGCGGGCGGCGCTTGCCGCGGCGCGGTCGCTGCACCGGGAGGACGCCGAGGCGAGTTCCCTCATGGCCGCGCACGGGCTGGCGCTGCTCGACGAGCTGCTGCCGGGCGGCGGGCACCGGGTGCTCACGCACTGCAACACCGGTTCGCTGGTGTCGGGTGGTGAGGGCACGGCGTTCGCGGTGGCGCTCGCCGCGCACCGGTCGGGGCGGCTGCGTCGACTGTGGGTGGACGAGACGCGGCCGTTGCTGCAGGGTTCTCGGCTGACCGCTTATGAGGCGGCGCGCAGCGGAATGGCGTACACCTTGCTCACGGACAATGCCGCGGGTTCGCTCTTCGCGGCGGGGGAGGTGGACGCGGTGCTGGTGGGGGCCGACCGGATCGCCGCCGACGGATCGGTGGCGAACAAGGTGGGGACTTACCCGCTCGCGGTCCTTGCCCGGTATCACCACGTGCCGTTCATCGTGGTGGCGCCGGTGACGACGGTGGATCCGGACACCCCGGACGGGGCGTCCATCGAGGTGGAACAGCGCGCGGGTCATGAGGTGACCGAGATCACGGCACCTCAGGTGCCGGTGGCGGGAGCAGAGGCGGGAGGCGGGATCGCGGTGGCACCCCTGGGGACCCAGGCGTACAACCCGGCGTTCGACGTGACGCCGCCCGAGTTGGTGACGGCGATTGTCACCGAGGAAGGGGCTGTGTCGCCCGTGACCGCCGATGCGCTTGCCGAGCTGTGTGACAGGTCACGCCAGGTAACGATTTAG
- a CDS encoding glycerophosphoryl diester phosphodiesterase membrane domain-containing protein: MKDTPGWASPGSAPSDGQEPDQQGSAQPADHSGADQAQPPSKWSKEQPPPAQWTAPSPQSPGQTPPPPPPVPGWSGHPGAPHPGPPHPGPGGYGPPGGHPGYGVPGPGYGAPGWGGGWGGPPPAAKPGVIPLRPLGIGEILDGAVSTMRTHWRTVLGISLTVAVITQIAAILLQGLVLNDTANSDVLSDPTATPDELGRALGDTLLTTSAVLVISLLGTIIATALLTTVTSRAVLGKPVTTAEAWRDARPQLLRLGGLTLLLLVIAGLIMTVGILPGVLIAAGGSTGAGVLLALLGGLGAFVLTVWLMIRFSLASPALMLEKQGVGKSMNRSVKLVRGSWWRVLGIQLLAAIIAYVVASIVVIPFSVVAALLDGNGISDFLASGGANIGWTYLVISGVGAVIGSTVTFPISAGVTVLLYIDQRIRREALDLELGRAAGVQGYGGDTSAATPGS; encoded by the coding sequence ATGAAGGACACTCCGGGCTGGGCCTCGCCCGGATCCGCCCCCTCGGACGGCCAGGAGCCGGACCAGCAGGGCTCCGCGCAGCCGGCGGACCACAGCGGCGCGGACCAGGCGCAGCCGCCGTCCAAGTGGTCCAAGGAACAGCCACCACCCGCCCAGTGGACCGCTCCGAGCCCGCAGAGCCCCGGCCAGACCCCGCCACCACCGCCGCCTGTCCCGGGCTGGAGCGGACATCCCGGCGCACCCCATCCCGGCCCCCCGCACCCCGGCCCCGGCGGCTACGGCCCGCCCGGCGGCCACCCCGGCTACGGCGTCCCCGGCCCGGGCTACGGCGCTCCCGGCTGGGGCGGCGGATGGGGAGGCCCCCCGCCCGCGGCCAAGCCCGGCGTGATCCCGCTGCGCCCGCTCGGCATCGGCGAGATCCTCGACGGCGCGGTCTCCACCATGCGCACGCACTGGCGCACAGTCCTCGGCATCTCCCTGACCGTCGCGGTCATCACCCAGATCGCGGCGATCCTGCTCCAAGGCCTCGTCCTCAACGACACCGCGAACTCGGACGTCCTCAGCGACCCGACCGCCACGCCCGACGAGCTGGGCCGCGCCCTCGGCGACACCCTGCTGACCACCTCCGCCGTCCTGGTGATCTCCCTGCTGGGCACCATCATCGCGACGGCCCTGCTCACGACCGTGACCAGCCGAGCCGTCCTCGGCAAGCCGGTGACCACCGCCGAGGCCTGGCGGGACGCCCGCCCGCAGCTCCTCAGGCTGGGCGGCCTGACCCTCCTGCTGCTCGTCATCGCCGGCCTGATCATGACCGTGGGCATCCTGCCCGGGGTCCTCATCGCCGCCGGGGGCTCGACCGGTGCGGGCGTACTCCTCGCCCTCCTCGGCGGACTCGGTGCCTTCGTCCTCACCGTGTGGCTGATGATCCGCTTCTCGCTCGCCTCGCCCGCGCTGATGCTGGAGAAGCAGGGCGTGGGGAAGTCGATGAACCGCTCCGTCAAACTGGTGCGTGGCTCCTGGTGGCGGGTCCTCGGCATCCAACTGCTCGCCGCGATCATCGCCTACGTGGTCGCGTCGATCGTCGTGATCCCCTTCTCCGTCGTGGCCGCTCTCCTGGACGGCAACGGCATCTCCGACTTCCTCGCCTCCGGCGGCGCAAACATCGGCTGGACGTACCTCGTCATCAGCGGCGTCGGCGCGGTGATCGGATCCACCGTCACCTTCCCGATCAGCGCCGGCGTCACCGTCCTCCTCTACATCGACCAGCGCATCCGCCGCGAGGCCCTCGACCTCGAACTGGGCCGCGCCGCCGGTGTCCAGGGCTACGGCGGCGACACCTCCGCCGCCACCCCGGGGAGCTGA